Proteins from one Clostridium cellulovorans 743B genomic window:
- a CDS encoding major tail protein: MSNKVRYGLSNLHIAFRKADGTYEIPIKVEGVVGYSPEPAGDSVEFYADNRLYYSATANNGYTADLECALIPDEILARMIGSVIDANGGLLELSNGEQAEFAILAQVDGDVRNRRFVYYSCKASRPKQEHKTTEKTKEPTTETLSVTIAPTIISGKSAVKYTLELNDTNAEIYNSFFDKVYIAA, translated from the coding sequence ATGTCAAACAAAGTTAGATATGGATTAAGTAATTTACATATTGCTTTTAGAAAAGCAGATGGAACCTATGAAATACCAATAAAAGTTGAAGGTGTTGTAGGATATTCACCAGAGCCTGCAGGGGATAGCGTGGAATTCTACGCTGACAATAGATTATATTATAGTGCAACAGCAAACAATGGTTATACAGCAGATTTAGAATGTGCCTTGATACCAGATGAAATTTTAGCAAGAATGATTGGAAGTGTAATTGATGCTAATGGTGGATTATTAGAACTTTCTAACGGAGAGCAAGCAGAATTTGCTATTTTAGCACAGGTTGATGGCGATGTTAGAAATAGGAGATTTGTTTATTATTCTTGTAAAGCAAGTAGACCAAAGCAAGAGCATAAGACAACAGAAAAGACAAAAGAGCCAACTACAGAAACCTTAAGTGTGACAATAGCACCTACAATTATTAGTGGTAAATCCGCTGTTAAATATACTTTAGAGTTAAATGATACTAATGCAGAGATATACAATTCATTCTTTGATAAAGTGTATATTGCCGCTTAA
- a CDS encoding phage tail tape measure protein, with protein sequence MPETIKGINVTIGADTTGLSKALGDVDKKSRDIQGELKQVQNLLKLDPSNTDLIVQKQQLLADAVENTRKKLATLRTAQEQVEKQFQNGDITAGQYRAFQRELAQTEQQMQNYRSQLRQTSKETVEVGDNTEKTKGILGKLGEVAGTIGEKIKTGLAVGAAAIAGLGAAGIKNNLDWNKSVGKLQASLGLTGEEASELQMKADKVWKDGFGENLDEATQAIIAVKQSMKDLPFGQIDEIAEGAMTISDVFGEDVNSVINTTSIAMKNFGVGGQEALDLITYGFQNGGNFSGELLDTVREYSPQFSSMGISMNQAMGILIKGAQAGAFNLDKVGDAMKEFNIRAQDGSTTTQEGFAMIGLSADQMGAAIAKGGTDAQNAFTATITALAGIKDPVQQNAAGVALFGTQWEDLRGKVVTAMAEGMQGVDGFQGATDKASQAMTENNPAMQLESAMRKMQDAIAPAMQPLADIISQDVTPFMEILVTKFAEIAPKIKDVLESLKELPQWISDNKETVELLGVAIGAVTALIIAFNIQQALASAGLTLWEWVAGTATIATGALSTAFAFLTSPITLIILAIAAVIAIGILLYNHWDEIKAKAIELVQNLVAKVIELKDKIIGKVIELKDKAVEKFIELKDGIKEKFLEILTNSVQLFLDMKEGIANKATEIVDSVKQKFEDIVGFFKSLPSRFLELGSNIIDGLKQGIEDKIEAAKNVISNLADNLPSIVKNILGIHSPSRVMMQLGVYTGEGLINGIKSTMSQLKRQSAEMANLAVPKINLPETTLQGIGSSSTNNYYTVNAPRELDPYETFKAMRKATR encoded by the coding sequence GTGCCAGAAACAATAAAGGGTATTAATGTGACAATTGGAGCAGATACCACAGGTTTATCAAAGGCTCTTGGTGATGTAGATAAAAAATCTAGAGATATTCAAGGGGAATTAAAGCAAGTTCAAAATCTTTTAAAACTTGATCCAAGCAATACAGATTTAATTGTTCAAAAGCAACAGTTATTAGCTGATGCTGTGGAGAATACTAGAAAGAAACTAGCTACTTTAAGGACAGCACAAGAACAAGTAGAAAAGCAATTTCAAAATGGTGATATTACTGCAGGTCAATACAGAGCTTTTCAAAGAGAGCTTGCACAAACAGAGCAGCAAATGCAAAATTATCGAAGTCAATTAAGGCAAACTAGCAAAGAAACTGTTGAAGTAGGTGATAATACAGAAAAAACTAAAGGAATCCTTGGAAAGCTTGGTGAAGTAGCTGGAACTATAGGAGAAAAGATTAAAACAGGTTTAGCAGTTGGAGCTGCAGCTATAGCAGGACTAGGAGCAGCAGGAATAAAAAATAACCTAGATTGGAATAAAAGCGTAGGTAAATTACAAGCAAGTTTAGGATTAACAGGAGAAGAAGCTAGTGAACTTCAAATGAAAGCTGATAAGGTTTGGAAGGATGGCTTTGGTGAAAATTTAGATGAAGCAACTCAAGCTATAATTGCAGTTAAGCAAAGTATGAAAGATTTACCCTTTGGACAGATAGATGAAATAGCAGAAGGAGCTATGACTATTTCTGATGTATTTGGTGAAGATGTTAACAGTGTTATAAATACTACTTCCATAGCAATGAAAAACTTTGGTGTAGGTGGTCAAGAAGCACTTGATTTAATTACCTATGGTTTTCAAAATGGAGGGAATTTCAGTGGTGAATTATTAGATACGGTTAGAGAATATTCTCCACAATTTTCATCCATGGGAATTTCAATGAATCAAGCTATGGGTATTTTAATTAAAGGTGCTCAAGCAGGTGCATTTAATTTAGACAAAGTCGGAGATGCCATGAAAGAGTTTAATATACGTGCTCAGGATGGAAGTACCACCACGCAAGAAGGCTTTGCAATGATTGGTTTAAGTGCAGATCAAATGGGTGCAGCTATTGCTAAAGGGGGAACAGATGCACAAAATGCATTTACTGCAACAATTACAGCTTTAGCAGGAATAAAAGATCCAGTGCAACAAAATGCAGCAGGAGTTGCTTTATTCGGAACTCAGTGGGAAGACTTAAGAGGAAAAGTTGTAACTGCTATGGCAGAAGGTATGCAAGGAGTTGATGGCTTTCAAGGAGCCACAGATAAAGCAAGTCAGGCAATGACAGAAAATAATCCTGCTATGCAATTAGAAAGTGCAATGAGGAAAATGCAAGATGCCATTGCTCCTGCAATGCAGCCATTAGCAGATATTATTTCTCAAGATGTAACTCCTTTCATGGAAATATTAGTAACAAAATTTGCTGAGATAGCACCAAAGATAAAAGATGTTTTAGAAAGTCTAAAAGAATTACCTCAATGGATCAGCGATAATAAAGAAACTGTTGAATTATTAGGAGTAGCCATTGGAGCTGTCACAGCTTTAATTATTGCTTTTAATATCCAACAAGCATTAGCAAGTGCAGGACTTACTTTGTGGGAATGGGTAGCAGGAACAGCCACCATTGCAACAGGGGCATTAAGTACGGCATTTGCTTTTTTAACAAGTCCAATAACATTAATTATATTAGCTATAGCAGCAGTAATAGCTATAGGAATTTTACTCTATAATCATTGGGATGAAATAAAAGCTAAAGCTATAGAATTAGTTCAAAATCTCGTTGCAAAGGTAATTGAGTTAAAAGATAAAATAATAGGAAAAGTAATAGAGCTTAAAGATAAAGCTGTAGAGAAATTTATTGAGCTTAAAGATGGGATAAAAGAAAAGTTTTTAGAAATACTTACAAATTCAGTTCAATTATTTTTAGATATGAAAGAAGGTATCGCAAATAAAGCAACTGAAATAGTTGATTCTGTTAAGCAAAAATTTGAGGATATAGTAGGATTCTTTAAAAGTCTGCCTTCACGATTTCTTGAACTTGGAAGTAATATTATTGATGGTTTAAAACAAGGTATAGAGGATAAAATAGAAGCTGCAAAAAATGTTATATCTAACTTAGCTGATAACCTACCAAGCATAGTGAAAAATATTCTAGGCATACATTCCCCAAGTAGGGTAATGATGCAGTTAGGAGTTTATACAGGGGAAGGTTTAATAAACGGTATAAAATCTACTATGAGCCAGTTAAAAAGACAAAGTGCAGAAATGGCTAATTTAGCTGTACCAAAGATTAACCTACCAGAAACAACACTTCAAGGCATAGGCTCAAGCAGCACAAACAATTATTATACAGTAAATGCACCTAGAGAGTTAGATCCTTATGAAACCTTTAAGGCAATGAGAAAAGCTACAAGATAA
- a CDS encoding HK97 gp10 family phage protein, with product MDIDISRLAATITETIGSYTEEISEAIEVEVNQTTKDTLKKIRETSPSDRGKYKKGFKITKIKERGQVKNVIWNKKYSGLVHLLEFGHAKRNGGRVQAVKHVEPAFDSVAGDLEDRIKSIIQNGGR from the coding sequence ATGGATATAGATATAAGTAGATTAGCAGCAACAATTACAGAAACCATTGGCAGTTATACGGAGGAGATATCGGAAGCTATAGAAGTCGAAGTAAATCAAACCACAAAGGACACTTTAAAAAAGATAAGAGAGACTTCGCCAAGTGATAGAGGTAAATATAAAAAGGGTTTTAAGATAACTAAAATAAAAGAACGTGGGCAAGTTAAAAATGTTATTTGGAATAAAAAATATAGTGGATTAGTTCATTTGTTGGAGTTTGGACATGCTAAAAGAAACGGTGGAAGGGTGCAGGCTGTAAAACACGTAGAGCCAGCTTTTGATTCTGTAGCTGGGGATTTAGAAGATAGGATAAAAAGCATTATTCAAAACGGAGGAAGATAG
- a CDS encoding tyrosine-type recombinase/integrase: MTQNVLDIQDYLKYKNERDYVLFVLGVTTGYRAGDLVTLKVRDIREALRKNEFTILEGKKKNSKNIRERNRKPRTVEIIPKVAKLLKEYTKDRKDYEYVFKSRKGVNKHIGVQAVSNILKEAGEYFGLYDISAHSMRKTYAYKIYNDNDKDIVAVKELLGHRNIEETKRYIGLDREKYHQYSKSLNDFVR, translated from the coding sequence ATGACACAAAATGTATTAGATATTCAGGACTACCTAAAATACAAAAATGAAAGAGATTATGTTTTATTTGTTCTAGGTGTAACCACTGGATACAGAGCTGGTGATTTAGTGACCTTAAAAGTAAGAGACATAAGGGAAGCCTTAAGAAAAAATGAGTTCACTATTTTAGAAGGTAAAAAGAAAAACTCTAAAAACATAAGGGAACGGAATAGAAAGCCTAGAACTGTTGAGATTATACCAAAGGTAGCTAAATTGCTAAAAGAATATACAAAAGATAGAAAGGACTATGAGTATGTGTTTAAATCACGAAAGGGAGTTAATAAACACATAGGAGTCCAAGCTGTTAGCAACATCTTAAAAGAAGCAGGAGAGTATTTTGGCTTATATGATATAAGTGCTCATAGCATGAGGAAAACCTATGCTTATAAGATATACAATGATAATGACAAAGATATAGTTGCTGTCAAAGAGCTTTTAGGGCATAGAAACATTGAAGAAACAAAACGATATATAGGTTTAGATAGAGAGAAATATCATCAGTACAGTAAGTCTTTAAATGACTTTGTGAGGTGA
- a CDS encoding phage major capsid protein, with product MKTLQQIIARKAELRTMLEEPKADLNAIEIELRELNEEQGQLEKRERLIKEAGEINKGNTGEVRENFIIGNKENLEERDDKYSSLEYRKAFMNYARTGVISNELRADATTMTTDLGAVIPTTVMNEIIQKLKSYGQIYSRIRKTAFKGGVKIPTASVKPVATWKAEGTLSDKQKKTVKTFIEFSYYKLQCRIATSLEADTVALPVFEATIAADMAEAIVVAIEQSVISGSGTGEPKGIIKHTTEIPKDQQITIAAADISDWSKWKKNVFAKIPLAYEGNGIWIMTKATFEGYIDGMVDANGQPIARANYGITGAPVRRFGGYDVLCVEADYIPNYESAVAGDVFAVFVDLSEYIFNSNLQMTLKRYFDEDTDEWIDKATLLGDGKLRDANGVLLIKKGTN from the coding sequence ATGAAAACATTACAACAAATAATTGCAAGAAAAGCAGAATTAAGAACAATGCTAGAAGAGCCTAAAGCAGATTTAAACGCAATAGAAATTGAATTAAGAGAACTAAACGAAGAACAAGGACAACTTGAAAAAAGAGAAAGGCTTATAAAGGAGGCAGGAGAAATAAACAAAGGTAATACTGGCGAAGTAAGAGAGAATTTTATTATAGGAAATAAAGAAAATTTAGAGGAAAGAGATGATAAGTATTCAAGCCTTGAGTATAGAAAAGCATTTATGAACTATGCAAGGACAGGCGTTATTTCAAATGAATTAAGAGCCGATGCAACTACCATGACAACAGATTTAGGTGCAGTAATTCCTACAACTGTAATGAATGAAATTATACAAAAGCTAAAATCTTATGGGCAAATTTACAGCAGAATAAGAAAAACAGCTTTTAAAGGTGGGGTTAAAATACCAACTGCATCTGTTAAGCCAGTGGCAACATGGAAAGCTGAAGGAACTCTTTCAGATAAACAAAAGAAAACAGTTAAAACCTTTATTGAATTTAGCTATTATAAACTACAATGCAGAATTGCAACAAGCTTAGAAGCTGATACCGTAGCACTTCCAGTATTTGAAGCTACTATAGCAGCAGATATGGCAGAAGCTATTGTTGTGGCAATAGAGCAATCAGTTATCAGTGGATCAGGAACAGGGGAACCAAAGGGAATAATCAAACATACAACAGAAATTCCTAAAGACCAACAAATAACTATAGCTGCAGCAGATATTAGTGATTGGTCAAAGTGGAAAAAGAATGTCTTTGCAAAAATTCCTTTAGCTTATGAAGGTAATGGAATCTGGATCATGACAAAGGCAACCTTTGAAGGATACATTGATGGAATGGTAGATGCAAATGGACAGCCTATCGCAAGAGCAAACTATGGAATAACTGGAGCACCTGTTAGAAGATTCGGAGGGTATGATGTTCTTTGTGTGGAAGCTGATTATATTCCAAATTATGAATCAGCTGTAGCAGGAGATGTTTTTGCAGTATTTGTTGATTTAAGTGAATATATCTTTAATTCAAACTTGCAAATGACTTTGAAAAGATATTTTGACGAAGATACAGATGAATGGATTGATAAGGCAACATTACTTGGGGATGGTAAGTTAAGGGATGCTAATGGGGTGCTTCTTATAAAAAAAGGTACTAATTAG
- a CDS encoding head-tail connector protein gives MSLDKIKTSLRIKNNSEEMNTEITDLIEACKADLLLSGVKRIPDTDPLIQQAIKLYCKANFGLDNKDSDRYKLSYESLKQSLALCGDYNVE, from the coding sequence ATGTCATTAGACAAAATTAAAACATCACTCAGAATCAAAAACAACTCAGAAGAAATGAACACAGAAATAACTGATTTAATTGAAGCTTGCAAAGCTGATTTATTATTAAGTGGAGTTAAAAGAATACCTGATACAGATCCACTAATTCAACAAGCCATAAAACTATATTGCAAAGCAAACTTTGGTTTAGACAATAAAGATAGTGATAGATACAAGCTTTCTTATGAGTCACTTAAACAAAGTTTAGCCTTATGTGGTGATTACAATGTGGAGTGA
- a CDS encoding phage portal protein, which yields MGLFQNIFGNKSSPQSTNRFEMITDYGNGFYGWDGNLYKSDIIRSAIRPKAQAIGKLNPKHILRFNNTLKVNPQPYIRFLLEEPNPFMTMQMMLEKVTTQLMLNHNAFIYIKRDDFGYASQVYPIPATSVEAIEGKSGDLFLKFTFVTGKRMTVPYEDIIHLRRDFNESDFFGDAPQETLKNLMEVVNTTDQGIVKAIKSSMVIKWLMKFKSVIRPEDRDKEVEKFVDTFLSISKGKGVAATDPKYDLEQIKNESYIPNAAQMDRSVVRIYSFFNTNEKIIQSRFTEDEWNSYFESEIEPLSKQLSGEFTRKIFSRKERGFGNSIIFEANSLQYASMATKLNLVQMVDRGALLPNEWREVMNLSPIAGGDKPIRRLDTDVVNDVKGGDENSGKGDEAVNN from the coding sequence ATGGGATTATTTCAAAATATCTTTGGGAATAAAAGCTCTCCACAAAGCACAAACAGATTCGAAATGATAACCGACTATGGAAATGGCTTTTATGGTTGGGATGGCAATTTATATAAAAGTGACATCATTAGATCAGCCATAAGACCAAAGGCACAAGCCATTGGTAAATTAAATCCTAAACATATCCTAAGGTTTAATAATACATTAAAGGTAAATCCTCAGCCATATATTCGATTTTTATTAGAAGAGCCAAACCCTTTTATGACAATGCAGATGATGCTTGAAAAAGTTACAACTCAGCTAATGTTAAATCATAATGCTTTTATCTATATAAAACGTGATGACTTTGGTTATGCCAGCCAAGTATATCCCATTCCTGCCACATCAGTGGAAGCTATAGAAGGAAAGTCAGGGGATTTATTTTTAAAGTTTACCTTTGTAACAGGCAAAAGAATGACAGTACCATATGAGGACATCATTCATTTAAGAAGGGACTTTAATGAAAGTGATTTCTTTGGCGATGCTCCACAGGAAACTTTAAAGAATCTCATGGAAGTTGTAAATACCACAGACCAAGGAATTGTAAAAGCTATTAAAAGTTCAATGGTTATAAAATGGCTTATGAAGTTTAAAAGCGTTATAAGACCAGAAGACAGGGACAAGGAAGTTGAAAAGTTTGTTGATACCTTTTTAAGTATTAGTAAAGGAAAAGGGGTTGCAGCAACAGATCCTAAATATGATTTAGAACAAATAAAAAATGAAAGCTATATACCTAACGCAGCTCAAATGGATAGAAGCGTTGTTAGGATATATAGCTTTTTTAATACCAATGAAAAGATTATACAAAGTAGATTTACAGAGGATGAATGGAACTCTTATTTTGAATCAGAAATAGAGCCACTATCAAAGCAATTAAGTGGAGAGTTTACAAGAAAGATATTTAGCAGAAAAGAACGAGGCTTTGGTAATTCAATAATATTTGAAGCCAACAGTCTGCAATATGCAAGCATGGCAACAAAGCTTAATTTAGTACAAATGGTTGATAGAGGAGCTTTACTACCAAATGAATGGAGAGAGGTTATGAATTTAAGTCCAATTGCAGGTGGAGATAAGCCTATAAGAAGATTAGATACTGATGTTGTAAATGATGTGAAAGGGGGTGATGAGAATAGTGGAAAAGGAGACGAGGCAGTTAATAACTGA
- a CDS encoding phage head closure protein: MWSDLLILIKQKHDSDSIGNKKPTPTDIKTEVYCNKKSISRAEFYNANSTGLKPSIVFVVNTFEYEGQKIVEFENQRYKVLRTYEPSLDYTELICEKV, translated from the coding sequence ATGTGGAGTGATTTACTTATACTTATTAAACAAAAACATGATTCAGATTCTATTGGTAATAAGAAACCAACACCAACTGATATAAAGACAGAAGTATACTGCAATAAAAAATCTATTTCTAGAGCAGAGTTTTACAATGCCAACTCAACTGGATTAAAGCCTTCAATAGTTTTTGTAGTAAATACCTTTGAATATGAGGGACAGAAAATTGTTGAGTTTGAAAATCAACGCTACAAAGTACTAAGAACTTATGAGCCTTCATTAGATTATACAGAATTAATTTGTGAGAAGGTGTAA
- a CDS encoding DNA adenine methylase has protein sequence MLKSPITRLGGKSRLRKNIIEIIPEHTCYVELFFGAGWVYFGKEPSKVEVINDIDKELINLFKMMKYHAPEIERMLEYEFSGRDIFEEYKNVTIENLTEINRAVRFLYLITQSFAGRGNNYGYGSTRQPSQQIFHKEVLSAIKERLRNTYVENLSFEKIIDKYDSENSFFFCDPPYFETAGYGFEFGEKEHLLLRDKLSKLNGKFLLTINDHEKVREWYKDFNIRELEVNYTVSKEQKARGKYKELIIYNY, from the coding sequence ATGTTAAAATCGCCAATAACAAGGCTTGGCGGAAAGTCACGATTAAGAAAAAACATTATTGAAATAATACCAGAGCATACTTGCTACGTTGAATTGTTCTTTGGTGCAGGATGGGTTTATTTTGGTAAGGAACCTTCAAAGGTTGAAGTAATTAATGATATTGATAAAGAATTGATTAACTTATTTAAGATGATGAAATATCATGCTCCAGAAATAGAAAGAATGCTTGAATATGAATTCTCAGGCAGAGATATATTTGAGGAATATAAAAATGTTACTATAGAAAACCTTACAGAGATAAATAGAGCTGTAAGGTTTTTATATTTAATTACTCAAAGTTTTGCAGGAAGAGGTAATAATTATGGCTATGGATCAACAAGACAACCTAGTCAACAGATATTCCACAAAGAAGTCTTGAGTGCTATAAAAGAAAGGCTAAGAAATACTTATGTTGAAAACTTATCCTTCGAGAAGATCATTGATAAGTATGATAGTGAAAACAGTTTTTTCTTTTGTGATCCTCCATATTTTGAAACAGCAGGCTATGGTTTTGAGTTTGGAGAAAAAGAGCATTTACTTTTAAGAGATAAGCTGTCAAAGCTTAATGGAAAATTTTTATTAACTATTAATGACCATGAGAAGGTTAGAGAATGGTATAAGGATTTTAATATAAGGGAGTTGGAAGTAAATTATACTGTATCTAAGGAGCAAAAGGCTAGGGGAAAGTATAAGGAATTAATCATATATAACTATTAG
- a CDS encoding terminase large subunit — MTYIEEYYNKIISGDIVACKRIIQVYTMLVDRLYNPKDNWVFDEELGNRPIEFIETFCKQAQGELGASLELQLFQKAKHQAVFGFVDEQTRLRQYQEVLDIRGRKNGKTTELAADELYMLVGDGEGSPECYIIATKLDQSKKGFNECYKMVQQSPLLNKHLKKRKSDIYFASNFGTIQALASNSNGLDGLNSHMVTIDELAAIKNRDIYDLMKQSMSSRRQPLLDCITTNGFVRNSIFDAQYEYACNVLDGKVKDDRFLAFIYELDDRDEWDKEECWIKANPGLGTIKKFEFLRDCVNKAKSDPAFKATVMVKDFNMKENSSSAWLRWEELNNESKFDIKKMGFRYGIGAFDLAETTDLASAKVICMRPEDENIYILSMYFIPEEKLNQEEDNKEDDSVPYRLWEKQGLLRICEGNKVNKYHILEWFKEIRDVFDIYIPWIGYDPWHVDDSLLKAYEDEFGKETMIKVRQGVYTLSAPMKELRADLCAHKVIYNNNPIDKWCLSNTEIKTDINANIQPIKGMDNRKRIDGAVSLIIGYVVLKDKMIEYENMI; from the coding sequence ATGACCTACATAGAAGAATACTATAACAAAATTATTTCTGGCGATATTGTTGCTTGTAAAAGAATTATTCAAGTTTACACTATGTTAGTGGATAGGCTTTATAATCCCAAGGATAATTGGGTTTTTGATGAAGAACTTGGCAATAGACCAATTGAATTTATAGAAACCTTTTGTAAACAAGCTCAAGGAGAATTAGGAGCAAGTTTAGAACTACAGTTATTTCAGAAAGCAAAACATCAAGCTGTTTTTGGTTTTGTCGATGAACAAACAAGACTTAGACAATATCAAGAAGTTTTAGATATTAGAGGTCGTAAGAATGGTAAAACCACCGAACTAGCAGCAGACGAATTATATATGCTTGTTGGTGATGGTGAAGGTTCGCCAGAGTGTTACATTATAGCTACAAAATTAGATCAATCTAAAAAAGGTTTTAATGAGTGCTATAAAATGGTGCAACAATCACCTTTATTAAACAAACATCTTAAGAAAAGAAAGTCAGATATTTATTTTGCCAGTAACTTCGGAACTATCCAAGCTTTGGCTTCAAACTCAAATGGACTTGATGGACTAAACTCTCATATGGTCACTATAGATGAATTAGCAGCAATAAAAAATAGAGATATTTATGATTTAATGAAACAATCAATGTCATCTAGAAGACAGCCTTTATTAGATTGTATTACAACTAATGGCTTTGTACGAAACTCTATCTTTGATGCTCAATATGAATATGCTTGCAATGTGCTAGATGGGAAAGTGAAAGATGATAGATTCTTAGCTTTTATATATGAACTTGATGATAGAGACGAATGGGACAAAGAAGAGTGTTGGATAAAAGCAAACCCAGGACTAGGGACGATTAAAAAGTTTGAGTTTCTAAGGGATTGCGTAAATAAAGCTAAATCAGACCCAGCTTTTAAAGCTACGGTAATGGTTAAGGATTTCAACATGAAAGAAAATTCTTCTAGTGCATGGCTTAGATGGGAAGAGCTTAATAACGAAAGTAAATTTGATATTAAAAAAATGGGCTTCCGTTATGGTATCGGTGCTTTTGACTTGGCAGAGACAACGGACTTAGCTTCAGCAAAAGTAATTTGTATGAGACCAGAGGATGAAAATATTTATATTCTATCAATGTACTTTATCCCAGAGGAAAAGCTAAATCAAGAAGAGGACAACAAAGAAGATGATAGTGTTCCTTATAGACTTTGGGAAAAGCAAGGGTTACTAAGAATTTGTGAAGGTAACAAAGTTAATAAGTATCATATCCTCGAATGGTTTAAAGAGATTAGAGATGTTTTTGATATTTATATTCCTTGGATTGGCTATGATCCTTGGCATGTTGACGATAGTTTATTAAAAGCTTACGAAGATGAGTTTGGAAAAGAAACTATGATTAAGGTTAGGCAAGGTGTATATACTTTATCAGCTCCAATGAAAGAATTGAGAGCCGATTTGTGTGCACATAAAGTCATATATAACAATAATCCAATTGATAAATGGTGTCTGTCTAATACAGAAATAAAAACCGATATTAACGCTAATATTCAGCCGATAAAGGGCATGGATAATAGGAAAAGAATTGATGGAGCAGTATCTTTAATTATTGGTTATGTAGTTCTCAAAGATAAAATGATTGAGTATGAAAATATGATTTAG
- a CDS encoding HK97 family phage prohead protease, translated as MRIVEKETRQLITEKIEVREFGESEKKTIGGYAVKYNSPTLMRDRWGDEFLEEIASGAFDKSLQNRNQKALWNHDTSKPLGSVSAGTLRFNSDTSGLNYDIDLPNNTYGNDAYESVKRGDVDGSSFGFMCLNDVWSKVQFEGREIYKRSIVEANLFEVSPCTFPAYDSSEMSCRSLETFKEETKKREELRKKLIIQTLL; from the coding sequence ATGAGAATAGTGGAAAAGGAGACGAGGCAGTTAATAACTGAAAAAATTGAGGTTAGGGAATTTGGAGAGAGTGAAAAAAAGACTATTGGAGGATATGCTGTTAAATATAATTCTCCAACCTTAATGAGGGATAGATGGGGTGATGAATTCTTAGAGGAAATAGCTTCAGGAGCTTTTGATAAATCCCTGCAAAACAGAAACCAAAAGGCATTATGGAATCATGATACTTCTAAACCTTTAGGGAGTGTATCGGCAGGAACACTTAGATTTAACTCAGATACTTCGGGATTAAACTATGATATTGATTTACCTAACAATACTTATGGTAATGATGCTTATGAAAGCGTAAAACGTGGTGATGTAGATGGTTCATCCTTTGGTTTTATGTGCCTTAATGATGTATGGTCAAAGGTTCAGTTTGAAGGCAGAGAAATCTACAAAAGAAGTATTGTAGAAGCAAATTTATTTGAAGTAAGTCCTTGTACATTCCCAGCCTATGATAGCTCAGAAATGAGCTGTAGAAGTCTAGAAACCTTTAAAGAAGAAACTAAAAAACGTGAAGAACTTAGAAAGAAATTAATAATTCAAACTTTATTATAA